The following DNA comes from Flavisolibacter ginsenosidimutans.
AAAAGGTTTCCTGGAAAGATTTGAAAGGGAAAATCGTTGTGGCCGATTTCTTTTTTACCCGTTGCCCGGTGATTTGCCCGCAAATGACCCGCAACATGAAACGCTTGCAGGACGCTGTGAAGAACAACAACAAAGCAGGCAGCCGCGACGCTGACTTTGTGCAATTCATCTCCTTCTCCGTTGACCCCACACACGACAGCGTACCGGAATTAAAAAAATTTGCCGACCGTTTTCAGATCAACCCGGAAAACTGGTGGCTACTTACCGGCGATAAAAAGCAGATTTACGACCTTGCCCTTAACGGCATGAAACTGGGCATTGACACAACCGAAGTGGATACGGCTTTCATTCACCCGCAAAAATTTGTGCTCATCGACAAAGACCGTGTGCTGCGTTCGCGGCGCGATGAATTTGGCAACGTGCGGTTGTACAACGGTCTTGACTCAAACGACGTAAAGAACATTGCCGAAGACATCATTCTACTTTCACTGGAAAAAGACAAGCACAAAAAGTTTCCCTTGGTAGATGAACTTCCACTGATTGGCGTCGTGATGGGCATTGCCGTGATACTGATAACCTTGATGATGGTGCTGTTTAAAAAGAAGCAAAACCTATGAACCTGACATTGCAGAAGAACGATAGAAAAGCAAGGATGTTGATCGTTGCGTTCAGCGTGGTTATTTTTTTAGCGGTTACCGTTTTGGAAAGAGTGACACTAAACGTGAATCTTGGTTTTGATCCGCACGTGCTGGCGCTGGTGAATGCGGTAATCAATTCAATCGTTTCTGTTTTGTTGCTGGCCGGATTGATTGCCGCGAAAAGAGGCGCTTATCAAACGCACAAAAACATCATGCTCTCGGCCATTATTTTGTCGGTAATCTTTCTTGTTACCTACATCGCCCATCATCTGTTTGCCGGCTCTACGTTGTACGGAGATTTGGACAAGAACGGCAAAGTAGATGCGGCTGAAATCATTGCTGCGGGCGGCATGCGAACCGTTTACCGCATCTTGTTAAGCACACACATCTTGCTTGCCGGCATTTCGCTGCCTTTCATTTTGTTCACAGCTTATCGTGCTTTAATAAATGAAAACGCCAAGCATCGCAAGCTGGCAAAAATAACCTGGCCGCTGTGGTTTTACGTAGCGGTAACCGGCCCGATTGTTTACTGGATGATCAGCCGTTATTATTGATTCCTATTTTTAATTTGTAATTCTTTCCACGGTGTGCTTCCGTCTTTTTCGCGGGTAAATTCAAAAGCATCATCTTCCTGCAAAACAATTTCAGCGGTGGTGTAAACAACGTTGCTGTCGAGCAGGTGACCGCCGATTGTTTTGCCGGTGCTGTCGCTGATGCTCAAATGCAGATGTGAACCGTTTGTTGATACCGTTCCTACTAAACTTACAATTTCAAAATGACCGTCACCCGATGAGCCATTGGGTTGGTTGGCAAACCGGATGTTGTAATGCGTCAGGCTTCCTGCGCAAGTAGCAATCCATCCGGCTTTTATGTTTTGGGCTTTCACGTAGGCTTCAATTTCTTTCTTTAAATCAGCGCCGGGCTTTAAGCGAAGCGGATGCGTTTTAATCATGGATTGTTTACAGGATAAGATGAAAAAGGGCAAAAGCAGCAGAAAATATTTCACGGCGCAAACCTATTGAGTTTGCAGAAACCAACCGCAAGTTTGTTGAAACCAGAATACCCCATTTCGTTTTGCAAGGCGCGAATCCGCAGTTTTCATTAAGAGCTTTGAAATAGATTTGTAGTGGCAATAAGCACAAAGATTTCGCAACACAAACACAGATGGCCATGAACGCAAAGCCAGATAAACAGTTCAGACAAACAACGAACAAAAACACAACGGTACTGATTGTTGTGTTCATTTTGTTATTGGTATTGTTGGCCATTCTTCTGTTCACCTGTCGTCAGCAAAAACTGTCAACGGGAAACAAATACAAA
Coding sequences within:
- a CDS encoding SCO family protein; protein product: MNKTALYGLLIGVFIPVMAYFVMKFIPVNEMPHRLFVDSIETKIEGGKETMDTIWHKVPDFTLTNQLGQKVSWKDLKGKIVVADFFFTRCPVICPQMTRNMKRLQDAVKNNNKAGSRDADFVQFISFSVDPTHDSVPELKKFADRFQINPENWWLLTGDKKQIYDLALNGMKLGIDTTEVDTAFIHPQKFVLIDKDRVLRSRRDEFGNVRLYNGLDSNDVKNIAEDIILLSLEKDKHKKFPLVDELPLIGVVMGIAVILITLMMVLFKKKQNL
- a CDS encoding DUF420 domain-containing protein; the protein is MNLTLQKNDRKARMLIVAFSVVIFLAVTVLERVTLNVNLGFDPHVLALVNAVINSIVSVLLLAGLIAAKRGAYQTHKNIMLSAIILSVIFLVTYIAHHLFAGSTLYGDLDKNGKVDAAEIIAAGGMRTVYRILLSTHILLAGISLPFILFTAYRALINENAKHRKLAKITWPLWFYVAVTGPIVYWMISRYY
- a CDS encoding PPC domain-containing DNA-binding protein; translation: MKYFLLLLPFFILSCKQSMIKTHPLRLKPGADLKKEIEAYVKAQNIKAGWIATCAGSLTHYNIRFANQPNGSSGDGHFEIVSLVGTVSTNGSHLHLSISDSTGKTIGGHLLDSNVVYTTAEIVLQEDDAFEFTREKDGSTPWKELQIKNRNQ